In the Anoplopoma fimbria isolate UVic2021 breed Golden Eagle Sablefish chromosome 7, Afim_UVic_2022, whole genome shotgun sequence genome, one interval contains:
- the LOC129093754 gene encoding G-protein coupled receptor 26-like yields the protein MDSAEILFAVLIIAVAVVSLLSNLLVLLCFVHSTEIRRQVPGVFTMNLSFCNILITVLNMPATLVGIIRDQQPFGDCICHTVSFLETFLTANTMLSMAALSIDRWIAVVFPLSYSTKMRYKDALIMVCYSWLHSFTFSLTALLFSWVNYNHVYASCTLQPREEGGDRIRFAIFTVVFHATSFILSLLILCFTYLKVLKVARFHCKRIDVITMQTLFLLVDIHPSVKQRCLAEQKRRKQRATKKISIFIGSFIICFAPYVITRLAELIPFVDINRHWGIISKCLTYSKAASDPFAYSLLRQQYKKVLVTVVNRLLRRDLYPSSGHNSSLDTENDYCLQRIS from the exons ATGGACTCTGCTGAAATCCTCTTCGCTGTGCTCATCATCGCAGTCGCGGtcgtctctctgctctccaaCCTTCTGGTGCTGCTATGTTTCGTCCACAGCACCGAGATCCGTCGACAGGTGCCCGGTGTGTTCACCATGAACCTGTCCTTCTGCAACATCCTCATCACCGTCCTGAACATGCCGGCCACCTTGGTGGGGATTATCAGGGACCAGCAGCCGTTCGGGGATTGCATCTGCCACACGGTGAGCTTCTTGGAGACCTTCCTGACAGCCAACACTATGCTGAGCATGGCAGCTCTCAGCATCGACAGGTGGATAGCTGTGGTGTTCCCTCTGAGTTACTCCACCAAGATGCGCTACAAGGACGCCTTGATCATGGTGTGCTACTCCTGGTTGCACTCCTTCACCTTCTCCCTGACGGCTCTGCTCTTCTCCTGGGTCAACTACAACCACGTGTATGCGTCCTGCACCTTGCAACCGAGGGAGGAAGGTGGAGACAGGATCAGGTTCGCGATCTTCACCGTGGTGTTCCACGCCACCAGCTTCATCCTCTCCCTGCTCATCCTGTGCTTCACCTACTTGAAGGTGTTGAAAGTCGCCAGGTTTCACTGCAAAAGGATTGATGTTATCACCATGCAGACTCTTTTCCTACTGGTCGACATTCACCCGAG CGTGAAACAAAGATGTTTAGCGGAGCAAAAGAGGAGAAAGCAGAGAGCCACGAAGAAGATCAGCATCTTCATCGGCTCATTCATCATCTGCTTTGCTCCCTATGTAATAACAAG GTTGGCCGAGCTCATACCCTTCGTGGACATCAACCGCCACTGGGGAATCATCAGTAAGTGCCTCACATACAGCAAGGCTGCGTCCGACCCCTTTGCCTACTCCCTCCTACGTCAGCAGTACAAGAAAGTCCTGGTTACCGTCGTCAACAGGCTGCTCCGCCGTGACCTGTACCCCTCATCTGGCCATAACAGCTCTTTGGACACAGAGAACGACTACTGTCTCCAGAGGATCAGCTAA